One genomic window of Oncorhynchus kisutch isolate 150728-3 linkage group LG24, Okis_V2, whole genome shotgun sequence includes the following:
- the LOC109868972 gene encoding cadherin-like protein 26 — MGKLSLLQLIVSIMVALALAHDTGNYTMNKREKRELLVRSKRRWVLSTIELVEEDPGPFPKIATQIFNDRTPMLINNYQFRISGTGVTEEPMGVFSIGETDGVVSVHKPIDREKYPFFHINFDIMDKETGNPVDRTLGFDVAIKDINDNEPYFENLVMKASVKESLPEGYLPVPLIVKDRDEAKTENSAISLRVLSQEPAEPQINLKQVEGTKMSQLIFTGCFDYDKVKMYKVTVEAKDHGKPALSSTAVVNLHIMDSNTHQPVFKNKTYNTQVMEMESNREILRVAVTDADTPNTPAWRAVYSIVKGNEEGNYNIETDPKTNEGILSVIKGKDFEKTTVTNVEIAVENEEPLFVCGSGGPNSPKTLTALPQTVNVAVKVIDVNDPPEFDKKVVDVYVKEEEVTGKVLYTPKVTDVDSDVGKIRYELVEDPAGWVTIDNKTGAVTTVKKMDRESPHVNKDNIYTILIHAIDDGKPPATATGTILVHLGDINDNTPSLVEKELVMCGNKVIVPVEDKDKPPFGCPCSFSLGVDNGDKTLKSHWKLDPANGMEAGLVSLKTLPYGNYTVPLVILDQQSQEAHDIVQVIVCDCGKGDKCRASLPRSSSLGPAAIGLLLAGLLLLLLLLLFLLLCECGGKTFTHLPLNLQEEGNQTLIKYNEEAGGSACKGEPMLILTPTTPNREVIDGMKQATPGIPFTQKTNEMTQETNEMYRTTGRTIVTQMSSSGEGGFSGGGTFQRMGEANGTLRSQGGRGMYQTTNRNNTMRSNSSRYSRSFGLLSNQHISEHIDRKLHMIGDEVDYQPYGYGYEGTGSKCQSLDELSLNNLDDNLEFLGDLGSKFNTLGGICRQDMQERNIRL; from the exons ATGGGGAAGTTGTCCTTGCTTCAGCTGATA GTCTCAATCATGGTTGCATTAGCACTGGCACACGATACTGGCAACTATACAATGAACAAGCGGGAAAAGCGG GAGCTGCTGGTGCGTTCCAAAAGAAGGTGGGTCCTGTCCACCATTGAGCTAGTGGAGGAGGACCCTGGACCTTTTCCCAAGATAGCCACACAG ATATTCAACGATAGAACACCAATGCTCATAAACAACTACCAGTTCCGAATAAGTGGAACCGGAGTGACCGAGGAACCGATGGGCGTGTTCTCCATCGGCGAAACGGACGGAGTAGTTTCTGTACACAAGCCCATCGACAGGGAGAAATACCCCTTCTTTCAC ATTAATTTTGACATCATGGACAAGGAGACTGGTAATCCCGTGGACAGGACTCTGGGGTTCGACGTGGCGATTAAGGACATCAATGACAATGAGCCTTACTTTGAGAACCTTGTCATGAAAGCCAGTGTGAAAGAAAGTTTACCAGAGG GCTATCTGCCAGTGCCTCTGATAGTCAAGGACAGGGATGAGGCGAAGACAGAGAACTCCGCCATCAGTTTAAGGGTGTTGTCTCAGGAGCCAGCTGAGCCCCAGATCAACTTGAAGCAGGTGGAGGGCACCAAGATGAGCCAGCTCATCTTCACCGGCTGCTTTGACTACGAC AAAGTAAAGATGTATAAAGTGACTGTTGAAGCTAAGGATCATGGGAAACCAGCCCTGTCCTCAACTGCAGTGGTCAACCTCCACATAATGGACTCCAACACTCACCAGCCAGTGTTCAAAAATAAGACT TACAATACTCAGGTTATGGAGATGGAGTCCAATAGGGAGATACTCCGAGTGGCTGTGACTGATGCAGACACCCCCAACACCCCCGCATGGCGGGCTGTTTACTCCATTGTGAAGGGGAACGAGGAAGGGAACTATAACATTGAGACCGACCCCAAGACCAACGAGGGTATACTGAGTGTCATCAAG GGGAAGGATTTTGAGAAGACGACGGTGACCAACGTGGAGATCGCCGTGGAGAACGAGGAGCCTCTGTTTGTGTGTGGCTCAGGAGGGCCCAACTCCCCTAAAACCCTGACCGCACTCCCCCAGACAGTGAACGTGGCGGTGAAGGTGATTGACGTGAACGACCCCCCGGAGTTTGACAAAAAGGTGGTAGACGTGTacgtgaaggaggaggaggtgacagGGAAGGTGCTGTACACGCCCAAGGTCACTGACGTTGACTCAGATGTGGGAAAAATCAG GTATGAGTTAGTTGAGGACCCAGCAGGCTGGGTCACCATAGATAACAAGACAGGAGCGGTTACCACAGTGAAGAAGATGGACCGGGAGTCACCTCACGTCAACAAAGACAACATATACACTATCCTAATCCATGCCATAGATGACG GCAAACCTCCTGCCACAGCTACAGGCACCATTCTGGTTCACCTGGGGGATATCAATGATAACACACCCTCTTTGGTGGAGAAGGAGCTGGTTATGTGTGGTAACAAAGTGATTGTGCCAGTAGAAGACAAGGACAAACCTCCCTTTGGATGCCCCTGTTCCTTCTCCCTGGGAGTGGACAATGGAGACAAAACACTGAAGAGCCACTGGAAACTGGACCCTGCCAATG GTATGGAGGCGGGTCTGGTCAGTCTGAAGACCCTGCCATACGGTAACTACACGGTGCCTCTGGTGATCCTCGACCAGCAAAGCCAGGAGGCACATGACATTGTCCAGGTGATAGTGTGTGACTGTGGGAAAGGAGACAAGTGTAGGGCCTCTCTCCCCCGGAGCTCCAGCCTGGGCCCTGCCGCTATAGGACTACTGCTGGCTGGACTGCTGCTCCTATTAC TGCTACTGCTTTTCCTCCTGCTGTGTGAGTGTGGCGGTAAGACGTTCACACACCTCCCCCTCAACCTGCAAGAAGAGGGCAACCAGACTCTCATCAAATACAACGAGGAGGCAGGGGGCAGTGCATgcaag GGTGAGCCCATGTTGATCCTGACCCCCACCACTCCTAACAGGGAAGTGATAGATGGAATGAAGCAGGCCACCCCAGGCATACCG TTTACTCAGAAGACTAATGAGATGACCCAAGAGACCAATGAGATGTACAGAACCACAGGGAGGACCATT gTCACCCAGATGTCCTCGTCAGGAGAGGGAGGGTTCTCAGGAGGGGGAACATTCCAGAGAATGGGCGAGGCCAACGGAACTCTGAGAAGCCAGGGTGGGCGGGGCATG TACCAGACTACAAACAGGAACAATACCATGAGG aGTAACTCTTCGAGGTATTCCCGTTCCTTCGGCTTGCTGTCAAACCAGCACATCTCAGAGCACATAGACCGG AAGCTGCATATGATTGGAGACGAGGTGGACTACCAACCCTACGGGTATGGCTACGAGGGGACAGGCAGCAAGTGCCAGTCACTGGACGAGCTGTCGCTAAACAATCTAGATGACAACCTGGAGTTCCTGGGGGACCTGGGGTCAAAGTTCAACACCTTGGGGGGCATCTGTCGGCAGGACATGCAGGAGAGGAACATCAGGCTGTAG